One segment of Candidatus Obscuribacterales bacterium DNA contains the following:
- a CDS encoding F0F1 ATP synthase subunit gamma, with protein MPTTEALQRKISSAQELQSIVKTMKALAAVSIHQYERAVSSLSTYQQVLELSLQVLLHHTPSGLPIRPTAAPPCLVIFGSDQGMCGRFNEQLATAVLDHLQNHPSQAKERSLPPRLITVGTRLAARLADDGYRTDASFSVPSSVSGITPMVQTIVQQLEEWRSHSAIGAIYVFHHRFLGGSSYRPKTFQLYPLDAAWLHHLRHQPWRSRQVPMITLPPEQLFSALFQQLFFLGLFRACAESLASENASRLAAMQVAEKNIQERLAQIQSDYNQHRQTLVTEELLDIIAGFEALQTDS; from the coding sequence ATGCCCACCACTGAAGCCCTCCAACGTAAAATCAGCAGCGCTCAGGAACTACAGTCCATTGTCAAAACCATGAAGGCCTTAGCTGCCGTCAGTATCCACCAATATGAGCGGGCTGTATCGTCCCTAAGCACCTACCAACAGGTCTTAGAGCTAAGCCTACAAGTCCTGTTGCACCATACGCCCAGCGGTTTACCTATCCGTCCCACCGCTGCACCGCCTTGCTTAGTTATCTTCGGCTCCGATCAAGGGATGTGTGGTCGCTTCAATGAACAATTAGCCACCGCTGTTTTAGACCATCTACAAAACCACCCTTCCCAGGCTAAAGAGCGATCGCTCCCTCCTCGTTTGATCACCGTGGGCACCCGCCTAGCTGCGCGCCTAGCTGATGACGGCTACCGCACCGATGCCAGCTTCAGTGTGCCTAGCTCGGTGAGCGGCATCACGCCCATGGTGCAAACGATTGTGCAACAGCTTGAAGAATGGCGATCGCACTCAGCTATTGGCGCTATCTATGTGTTTCATCATCGTTTCCTAGGTGGATCCAGCTATCGACCGAAAACCTTCCAGCTCTATCCCCTGGATGCTGCTTGGCTGCACCATCTACGGCATCAGCCGTGGCGATCGCGTCAGGTGCCAATGATTACTCTACCTCCCGAACAACTGTTTTCTGCTCTATTCCAACAGCTCTTCTTCCTAGGGCTATTCCGGGCCTGTGCGGAATCTCTCGCCAGCGAAAATGCCAGCCGCCTGGCCGCGATGCAGGTGGCCGAAAAAAATATCCAAGAACGCCTTGCCCAAATCCAAAGCGACTACAATCAGCATCGCCAAACGTTAGTGACGGAGGAACTCCTCGATATTATTGCTGGCTTTGAAGCATTACAAACCGATTCCTAA